DNA from Triticum aestivum cultivar Chinese Spring chromosome 7D, IWGSC CS RefSeq v2.1, whole genome shotgun sequence:
TTAGGGAAATTGCGCGGACAGGTGCAAGATATACTTGGACTAACAAACAGCGGGTTCCAGTGCGTTGTGTTCTCGACCGAGTTTTTTGTTCAAGCGATTGGGAGGCCCTGTTCCCCCTTTGTACCTTAGTGGCCGAGACGCGCATTGGTTCAGATCACGTCCCTCTAATTCTGTCGTCAGGGGAGGACAGTAGGCGTCGCAGCCGTAGATTTTTCTTCGAGACGGCGTGGTTCGAACACGAGGGCTTCTGTCAATTGGTCACGAATCCGTTGGACCTTGATTGGTAGACCAGGTGGGGTGCCAAAGAGGACCAGTAGAGTTCTGGTCCTCTGCGGCTGCGGCTTTGCGGGCTTTCCTCAGGGGATGGGGGGCCAACCACGGCAGCGAGTCCAAAAGGGAAAGGGAACGCATTGTGGAAGAAATCGCGCGTATAGACGCGCAGGCGGATGTTAGACCTTTCTCTGGCGACGAATGGGAGCACCGCTACTCTCTGGAAAACCAGGTCTTGGCTATCCTTAGAGCAGAGGAGGAATACTGGCGTCGTAGGGGCGGCGTCAAGTGGGTCGTGAAAGGTGACGCCAACACCGGCTACTTCCACGCGTACGCCAATGGCCGTAAACGCAAAAGTACCATCCTAAGACTACAGTCGGAGCATGGGACTCTGGTTTCCCAATCTGAAATCGTTAAGCACATCTTCGATTTCTTTGTCGATCTGTTGGGAACAGCCGAAGCGAAAGGTTTAAGTCTTAGGGAAGACTTATGGGGCCCGGAGGAGCGGGTGTCTCAACAGGAAAACGACGCACTCATGCTGTCCTTTACGCCACAAGAGATTGACCTAGCGCTAGCGGGCATGAAGAACGACACGGCTCCAGGCCCGGATGGCTGGCCGGTAGAGTTCTTCAAAAAGTTTTGGCCCTTCCTTAGAGACCTCCTCCAAGCTATTATTAATGGCTTCGCCCTCGGTACGGTTGACCTCTCAAGACTAAATTATGGGGCGATCTGTTTGATCCCCAAGGTCAAAGGGGCGGATACAATCAAGTTGTTCCGTCCGATCACGCTCCTAAACGTCCCCTTCAAGCTATGTGCCAAAGCCTTCGCCTCTAGGTTAGCGCCGGTTGCCCAACGAGTAATCCATAAGAGCCAAACCGCTTTCCTAAAAGGTAGAAACATTCTTGAAGGGCCTATTGCGCTCACGGAGATAATCCACGAGTTAAAACGTACACGTGGACAGGGCGTTATCCTCAAGCTCGACTTTGAAAAAGCGTACGACCGCGTAAACTGGGAGTTCGTGCGGGAGGTCCTCCTCAAAAAGGGATTTGAGGCAGGTTTCGTACACCGGATCATGCATTTGATCTCGAGTGGCAACACCTCGGTTATTGTCAATGGCGAAATGGGGAAGTTTTTCCGTAATAGGAAAGGGTTAAGACAGGGCGATCCCATCTCCCCACTCGTCTTTAACTTTGTGGCAGACGCTTTGGCAGCTATGCTGTCCAAGGCCAGCGAGGCTGGTCATGTTAAGGGACTCGTTCCACACCTCATCCCGGGTGGTGTGACCCATTTACAATATGCAGACGATACCTTGCTTTTGTTTAAGCCCGACGACCATAGTATCGCCTCGATTAAGCTTTTGTTATTGCCTTTGAGATCCTATCCGGACTCAAAATAAATTTTCTTAAAAGCGAGGTCATTACCATGGGGATGGACGACCATCAAAGCTTGCGTGCCGCAAATCTACTTAATTGCAAGCTTGGGAGCTTTCCAATAAAGTATCTGGGGCTTCCTATATCCCATCGCAAACTCTCGATTTTAGAGTGGGAGCCTCTGtatgggaaggtggccaatagGGTAAGCCCGTGGCGAGGGCGGTTTATGTCTTCTGCGGCGAGGCTCATTTTAACTAACTCgagcctctcttcccttcccctatTCACTATGGGGATGTTCTTACTAGCTGATGGCGTGCACGCTAAGCTAGATACACCGCGATcccggttcttttgggaaggaactggcATCAAGCGGAAATATCACCTGGTAAAGTGGGCGGCTGTTTGTAGGCCAAAAAAATTCGGAGGTTTGAGGATCCTAAACTCCAAACTAATGAACGTCGCCCTACTGTCCAAATGGTGGTGGCGGCTTGCCCAAAACGAGACGAGTCTCTGGGCTCAGCTGCTAAAAGCCAAGTATTTCCCGAATGGGAATCCTTTCAGTGCCTCGGCCAACGGCTCCGTGTTTTGGAAAGGGATCCAAGCGGTCCGACCAGCTTTTGCTATTGGGGCCAAATTCCAGATTCAAAATGGACACTCCACTCGCTTTTGGCTGGACCATTGGCTGGGAGCCTCTCCCCTTTGGCAAAGTCACCCCAATTTATTTCGGATCGCCACTGACATCAACATCTTAGTGGGAGAGGCAGCCCGTACTGACCCTCCAGCGATCCACTTCATGCGGGCCCTTTCCAACGCCGAACGGGAGGCATGGGACGATCTAGTTCATCAAATTGGTGCCAACCGTATAGGGCCGGGCGAAGATTCGGTAGAATGGAGCTTGACAGCGTCCCGGAAATTCTCGGTTAAATCCTTATACAACAAGCTTACTGAAGGGACAGCGCTTGATATAGCTAGGGGGCTGTGGAAGGCAGGCCTGCCCTTGAaaattaaaatcttcatgtggcaaATGCTCAGGAATAGGCTGCCCACGTCGGATAATGTGGCAAAACGTAACGGTCCGGCTGATGGTACTTGCACTGTGTGCGGTCTAGGTGAAGATGCAAACCACGTCTTTTTTAGATGCCACCTAGCCAGGTTCGCGTGGAGTGCAGTTAGGGAAGCCTTCCACTCGAACTGGAACCCAGCCTCGGGGAACGACTTGATTTCCATCCTCAAAACCACGAGAGGGACCAGTAGTAGAATCGCTTGGCGTTGCGTAGGGGCGCTACTCTGGGCTATTTGGACGACGCGCAATAAAATTACGATTGAGAAAAAATTTCCTAACCACCCCGCGGATGTGATCTTCAAATGTCATCTCTTCTTACAGACGTGGACTCCGCTGGGGAAGGAGCGCGATGCTGAGCGCATGTCGGAGGCCATGGCGCGCATCAAGACTATCCAGGTGATGGCTAGACAAGACACGATGACTCGATGATGCTTTTGGAGCCTTCGGTGGATGTATCATGTTAGATCGGTCTTCTGCGTTGGATGATTTGGATGGTGTAATGTTGCCTTCGCGTGGAACCTTTGTTCTGTTTCGTCGTTGTCTTGGACTGAACTTGTTTTCTGCTTTTCTGGGTTGTATCCTGTTAAACTTGGTGCCtgagggctttattaatttaaagccggacgcgttTAGCGTCTTCGTTCCAAAAAAAAAAATCTAGCTAATATAGAAAGATCTGAAGTTAGCACCACATGTTTGTTGCATCGGGTTTCAGACCATGTCACCGAGGTTGTATTAGCAGGGCCTAACACCATTTCTGAGGAATAAAACCCATATCGAAAATAATGTCAAATGAGGTCTAGAACATGCATCGGTTAAGTATATGCCAGCTAGTTCCATCTGAAGGATCCGCGAGTGAGCACATATATGTATGTGCATACAGACACGGTTTCCTCAGTTGATTTATACTACTGTGAAACtatattcttttcatccatcatTCTTCATCCTATTGGTTTTCAGAAATCAGACCAATAATACGTGTGTGAGTAACTTACTAGCAGCTGGATACCATTACCATTACTGGGCATATCGTCGTTTAATATTACCACAAGAGCTCCAATTGGCATCCCTCCGAATATGCTACTCATGATCTACTTTTCCCACTATAAAAAGGTAAAACATAAACAAACAGAGAGACAAACAAACAAAAACACGAACGGAAAGTGACATTTGTGTGCTGCTTCGTCGTCATGCAGGGTGAGGTTGGTCATGTCTGGTTTTTTGACTACTTTTTAGGTCACTAGTTCATGCATGGTGGCCTTTGAATAGAGTTTGCACCACATATCACCATGCTTGCAATGTGCTTCACACCTACGTGCCCTAGCTCGGTGGTCGTCGTCGTTTTTGTCCAGCTAGCTATCATCGTCGTCTCCGGCTAGTCTCCCTATATATATTTAACATGCATGCTTGCTCTCCACCATCAACCAAACAATCGCAGACGCCTCGAGTGCACTCACAGTCACACAAAGAAAATTGCATACACAGACTGCAAGGTGgagtgagagagaaagagagatttgTAGTGAGATCGAGGAGCTAGGAGCGATCATGGCGTGGAGGGAGAGCTACTTGGACCTGGTGCTGATCCCCGTGGGCCTCCTCTTCCCGATCGTGTACCACATGTGGCTGTGGCGCGCGGTCCGTCGCTGCCCGCTCCGCTCCACCATCGGCATcaacgccgccgcgcgccgcctctgggtgctctccatgatgaaggaCAACGAGAAGAAGGCGGTGCTGGTGGTGCAGTCGCTGCGGAACGTGATCATGGGTTCCACGCTGGTGGCCACCACGTCCGTCCTCTTCTGCACCGGCGTGGCCGCCGTGCTCAGCAGCACCTACGCCGTCAAGAAGCCCATCAGCGACGCCGTCTTCGGCGCGCACGGCGAGTACATGATGGCGCTCAAGTACGTGGCCCtcctcaccgccttcctcctctccttcctctgccACACCCTCGCCATCTGCACCTTCAACCAGGCCACCTTCCTCGTCAACGCCCTCTCCCACCTCTTCGCCCTCCCCGACGGCGGCCGCCACCTGCCGGTCAACAAGGAGTACGTCCTGGAGGTCCTCGACAGGGGGTTCCTGCTCAACTTCGTTGGGAACAGGCTCTTCTTCGGCGGCGTTCCGCTCCTGCTGTGGATCTTCGGGCCGGTGCTGGCGTGCCTCTGCTCCATGGTCATGATCCCGGTACTGTACAACATCGACATGGTGTACATCGAGAGAGGAAAGGGTGGCGAGGTGAGTGACAAAATGGAGATGACCGATGCCGACAGCGACTACGGCATGCAAGTCTGATCGGCCTTTGGTTCGATCGTTGGTGACACGACCGACGAGATCGACATGCAGCAAGAAACGATCGACGGATCCATGTTAATTTCATATTCAAAAAATCCATGTGCTCGCCTTCGTTTGGAACACGGGAATTGTTGTTTCATTTTCCTAAACCAATTCCGGCCAAATTTCGACAAAATTTCTGTTTCCAAAGAggccctgcatgcatgcatgcatgcatgcatgtgagacaAGTCATCGGACAGGAAATATATGCCATTCAATTCTTGGTGGTAGTGTATGTGTGCAATTCTTGGTGGTACTAGTAGTGTATACTACTGTTCTTCACCTGTACAACGAAACTTGATGACAATTTCACATGGTATGGAGTAGTGCACGAATTTGCCACTTGGGGACAATGTCAGTGGCTCAATGCAATGTCGACGTCCATTGATCTATCTATGATTATTTTTCGAGAAGCACACAACTTTTCACCAGAGTAAGAAAAAAAAAAGCTACTCCCGAAAGTGCATTTGCAGCCCGCCCGAGGCGCAGAAATGCAGTGCATGTGCATGATCAGGAAATTGTCAAAGTGCGAAAGCGCACAAAGCACGAGCTATATTGCTATGGCGACAAAAGACGGCCATCAGTGGGCTATCATTTCCCTCTAATACAATTCGGTTCGTCTAGGTGCGGTGGCGAGAGTTCTGAAACCGACGACGTGTGATGTATGTCGCGGCTGCACGCGACAAAAGATAGCGGCTGAGTGTCTCGGTCGGAGTTGAGCTGCGCGCTGGTGAACCACGACGTCTGGCTGGGTGAACCATGGTGGTGATCTCGTCTCGGGCATTGGTGGGTGTGGTAGGTAGGTAATGCCCCAGATGTTAGCGCGCGCGGGCCTCGTACGTCTTCGGATGAACGATGGCGAAGTCGCGGCAACTTGAATTTCTTTTTTAAACACCAACTAGCACAAATACTCGTGCGTTGCAATGAGAGAAAATTTACATATATTAAGAATTAGCATTAAGTGGTAATTAAATGTCGCTCATTTCACAAAACCTGGCCAGCGTGCCACTACCCTTCACTTCTTCTATTCAATTCGATAACAAACATAAGAAATTAGATTATTCAGATCAACGTTGCACGGCAACCACAACTGTCCATGACACTGACCTCCATCTaaatgttgccatgccgaagggcGTGGAGACGGAAGTTGAAATAGGGTTTGTCTCTAGCCGTGACAGCATGCACGGCCAGTGATGTTGCGAGTTTTGCAATCTCAGGTTGCCCGCTAAATCCTGGTTCTATTTGAttctattactccctctgtaaactaatataaggtcgtttggatcactattttagtgatatAAACGgttttatattagtttatagagatTACCTCTATAATAATATATAAGACATTTTGTCGGCTATTTTAGACATATTGGTAATATTTTTATGGCATCATTATTTATTTTGTATGGCAAATTTGACCACCGGTGGTGTGAACACTATCAGGGATGCCCTTAGTTGGCAAGCAAAGCAAGTTCTCTCGGTAtgttcacttttattttcgggTCAGTAAAATGCTAATCTTTGCAATGTGGCACCTCCAAACTGAAATGAAATTAGGACATGTGATACATGCGGCATGAGGGATAGAATCAAAATTTCATCGGCGAAACTGCAAAGAAACTTATCTACAAAAGCTGAGAACTAAACAAATATGCAATAGTTCATTGTCTCTTATTCATTCATAATCCTTCTTCAGCGGCACATAACACAAATCTAACACATTCTTCAGATAGTAATAACCGCCCACGCTCATGGACGTGCATAAGATGAGATCGTGACCGGCAGAGGTTGTATGCAGTGAGCTTTTGCAGTCGTCCATCGTCCTGAAGCAATGACTATCGGGGTAACACAAAAAGCATGATGGGATGGTGTCACTCTTGTAGCATGTATCGTCGTCGAGGTGATGAACACCTATGGCTTGGCCTATGCAAATGTTAAGGAAAATA
Protein-coding regions in this window:
- the LOC123167307 gene encoding uncharacterized protein codes for the protein MAWRESYLDLVLIPVGLLFPIVYHMWLWRAVRRCPLRSTIGINAAARRLWVLSMMKDNEKKAVLVVQSLRNVIMGSTLVATTSVLFCTGVAAVLSSTYAVKKPISDAVFGAHGEYMMALKYVALLTAFLLSFLCHTLAICTFNQATFLVNALSHLFALPDGGRHLPVNKEYVLEVLDRGFLLNFVGNRLFFGGVPLLLWIFGPVLACLCSMVMIPVLYNIDMVYIERGKGGEVSDKMEMTDADSDYGMQV